One genomic region from uncultured Subdoligranulum sp. encodes:
- the typA gene encoding translational GTPase TypA, with translation MIQENIRNVAIIAHVDHGKTTLVDQMLKQSGAFRANQQVAERVMDSGAIERERGITILAKNCSCVYNGVKINIVDTPGHADFGGEVERVLKMVNGVLLLVDAAEGCMPQTRFVLQKALQQNLSLVIAVNKIDRPDARIKEVIDEILELLMDLGATDEQLDSPMVFCSGRNGTASYDWTHPENGTDLKPLFDTILKYVQPPEGEPDEPLQMLVSSVDYNEFVGRMGVGRVQNGVIKVGSPVQVCDWHNPDVHMTGRITKLFDFKANGREPIEQASAGDIVAFAGLPDITIGNTVCDPSKVQPLPFVKINDPTVEMTFSVNDSPFAGKEGKYVTSRQIRDRLQRELLKDVALKVEDSATNDSFRVMGRGEMHLSILIETMRREGYELQVSPPHVLTHEENGKTMEPMERVVIDVPETYQGAVMTALGARKGILMNMQMMNSRSRLEFRMPSRGLFGYRSQFLTDTHGEGIMNTIFDGYEEWCGDIQTRSTGSLISFETGDAVTYGLFNAQQRGMLLVNAGEKVYAGEVVGYTPTGEDITVNVCKTKHLTNTRASGSDDALRLVPVSKFSLEGCLEFLAPDELLEVTPENLRIRKRILDHDLRMKAASKKSKG, from the coding sequence ATGATTCAGGAAAATATTCGCAACGTCGCCATCATTGCCCACGTTGACCACGGCAAGACGACGCTGGTGGACCAGATGCTCAAGCAGTCTGGTGCCTTCCGCGCCAACCAGCAGGTGGCTGAGCGCGTGATGGACTCCGGTGCCATCGAGCGTGAGCGCGGCATCACCATTCTTGCCAAGAACTGCTCCTGCGTGTACAACGGCGTCAAGATCAACATCGTGGACACCCCGGGCCACGCCGACTTCGGCGGCGAGGTGGAGCGCGTGCTGAAGATGGTCAACGGCGTGCTGCTGCTGGTGGACGCCGCCGAGGGCTGCATGCCCCAGACCCGCTTCGTGCTGCAGAAGGCGCTGCAGCAGAACCTGTCGCTGGTGATCGCGGTGAACAAGATCGACCGCCCCGACGCCCGCATCAAGGAAGTCATCGACGAGATCCTGGAACTGCTGATGGACCTGGGCGCCACCGACGAGCAGCTGGACAGCCCCATGGTGTTCTGCTCCGGCCGCAACGGCACCGCCAGCTATGACTGGACCCATCCCGAGAACGGCACCGACCTGAAGCCGCTGTTCGACACCATCCTGAAGTACGTCCAGCCGCCGGAGGGCGAGCCCGACGAGCCCCTGCAGATGCTGGTGTCCAGTGTGGACTACAACGAGTTCGTGGGCCGCATGGGCGTGGGCCGCGTGCAGAACGGCGTCATCAAGGTGGGTTCTCCCGTGCAGGTCTGCGACTGGCACAACCCCGACGTGCATATGACCGGCCGCATCACCAAGCTGTTCGACTTCAAGGCCAACGGCCGTGAGCCCATCGAGCAGGCTTCCGCCGGCGATATCGTCGCCTTTGCGGGTCTGCCCGACATCACCATCGGCAACACGGTGTGCGATCCCAGCAAGGTGCAGCCGCTGCCCTTCGTGAAGATCAACGACCCCACCGTGGAGATGACCTTCTCGGTGAACGATTCTCCCTTCGCCGGCAAGGAGGGCAAGTACGTCACCTCCCGCCAGATCCGCGACCGTCTGCAGCGCGAACTGCTGAAGGACGTGGCCCTGAAGGTGGAGGATTCCGCCACCAACGATTCCTTCCGGGTCATGGGCCGCGGCGAGATGCATCTGTCCATCCTCATTGAGACGATGCGCCGCGAAGGCTATGAGCTGCAGGTTTCTCCCCCGCACGTGCTGACCCACGAGGAGAACGGCAAGACGATGGAACCCATGGAGCGCGTTGTCATCGACGTGCCCGAGACCTACCAGGGCGCCGTCATGACGGCGCTGGGCGCACGCAAGGGTATTCTGATGAACATGCAGATGATGAACAGCCGTTCCCGTCTGGAGTTCCGTATGCCCAGCCGCGGTCTGTTCGGTTACCGCAGCCAGTTCCTCACCGATACTCACGGTGAAGGCATCATGAACACCATCTTCGACGGTTACGAAGAGTGGTGCGGCGATATCCAGACCCGTTCCACCGGCTCCCTGATCAGCTTCGAGACCGGCGACGCCGTGACCTACGGCCTGTTCAACGCCCAGCAGCGCGGTATGCTGCTGGTCAACGCCGGTGAAAAGGTCTATGCCGGTGAGGTCGTTGGCTACACCCCCACGGGCGAGGACATCACGGTCAACGTCTGCAAGACCAAGCACCTGACCAACACCCGTGCTTCCGGCAGCGACGACGCCCTGCGTCTGGTGCCGGTGAGCAAGTTCAGCCTGGAGGGCTGCCTGGAATTCCTGGCCCCCGACGAACTGCTGGAAGTCACCCCCGAGAATCTGCGCATCCGCAAGCGGATCCTGGACCATGACCTGCGCATGAAGGCCGCCAGCAAGAAGAGCAAGGGCTGA
- a CDS encoding CTP synthase, which translates to MATKYIFVTGGVVSGLGKGITAASLGRLLKTRGLKVASQKLDPYINVDPGTMSPLQHGEVFVTDDGTETDLDLGHYERFIDENLNKYSNLTTGKVYWNVLNKERQGAYLGQTVQIIPHITNEIKSYIYNLAKSTEADVVITEIGGTTGDIESQPFLEAIRQVGIEQGPENCCYIHVVLVPYISGSDEYKSKPAQHSCKELQGMGIAPNVIVLRADGPVGSDIKRKISMFCNVRPDCVIENLTMPSLYECPLMLDAAGLTNVVVRQLHLTTPPTDLTEWKELISRIATRSRTCTIALVGKYVKLHDAYLSVMESLYHAGFETESKVNIKWVDSETLLDQDRCAEELSEVDGIILPGGFGDRGIEGMIQAAQYAREQNIPYFGICLGMQIMVMEYARNVLGYADANSSEFTPDGAHNVIALMPDQQGNIPKGGTMRLGKYPCSIKEGTTMARCYGKLEIDERHRHRYEFNNDYRAEFEEKGLTIAGTSPDGRLVEAVELTERPFHVGVQFHPEFKSRPNRAHPLFKGFVAAALQYQTEHTPTGHEVMMDQ; encoded by the coding sequence ATGGCGACGAAGTATATCTTTGTGACCGGCGGCGTGGTCTCCGGTCTGGGGAAAGGCATCACCGCGGCCAGTCTGGGGCGTCTGCTCAAGACCCGCGGCCTGAAGGTGGCCAGCCAGAAGCTGGATCCCTATATCAACGTGGACCCCGGCACGATGAGCCCGCTGCAGCACGGCGAAGTGTTCGTGACCGATGACGGCACCGAGACTGACCTGGACCTGGGCCACTACGAGCGCTTTATCGACGAGAACCTGAACAAGTACTCCAACCTGACCACCGGCAAGGTGTACTGGAACGTGCTGAACAAGGAACGGCAGGGCGCCTACCTGGGCCAGACCGTGCAGATCATCCCCCATATCACCAACGAGATCAAGAGCTACATCTACAACCTGGCCAAGAGCACCGAGGCGGATGTGGTCATCACCGAGATCGGCGGCACCACCGGCGATATCGAGAGCCAGCCCTTCCTGGAGGCCATCCGCCAGGTGGGCATTGAGCAGGGCCCCGAAAACTGCTGCTATATCCACGTGGTGCTGGTGCCCTACATCTCCGGCTCCGACGAATACAAATCCAAGCCGGCCCAGCACTCCTGCAAGGAGCTGCAGGGCATGGGCATCGCGCCCAACGTCATCGTGCTGCGCGCCGACGGCCCGGTGGGCAGCGACATCAAGCGCAAGATCAGCATGTTCTGCAACGTGCGCCCCGACTGCGTCATTGAGAACCTGACGATGCCCAGCCTGTACGAGTGCCCGCTGATGCTGGACGCCGCCGGCCTGACCAACGTGGTGGTGCGTCAGCTGCACCTGACCACGCCCCCCACCGACCTGACCGAGTGGAAGGAACTGATCAGCCGCATCGCCACCCGCAGCCGCACCTGCACCATCGCGCTGGTGGGCAAGTACGTCAAGCTGCACGACGCCTATCTCAGCGTCATGGAGAGCCTGTACCATGCCGGCTTTGAGACCGAGAGCAAGGTCAACATCAAGTGGGTGGACAGCGAAACGCTGCTGGACCAGGACCGCTGCGCCGAGGAACTGTCCGAGGTGGACGGCATCATCCTGCCGGGCGGCTTCGGCGACCGCGGCATCGAGGGTATGATCCAGGCCGCCCAGTATGCCCGTGAGCAGAATATCCCCTACTTCGGCATCTGCCTGGGCATGCAGATCATGGTCATGGAGTACGCCCGCAACGTGCTGGGCTACGCCGACGCCAACTCCAGCGAGTTCACCCCCGACGGTGCCCACAACGTCATCGCGCTGATGCCCGACCAGCAGGGCAACATTCCCAAGGGCGGCACCATGCGCCTGGGCAAGTACCCCTGCTCCATCAAGGAGGGCACCACCATGGCCCGCTGCTACGGCAAGCTGGAGATCGACGAGCGCCATCGTCACCGCTATGAGTTCAACAACGACTACCGCGCCGAGTTCGAGGAGAAGGGCCTGACCATCGCCGGCACCAGCCCCGACGGCCGTCTGGTGGAGGCCGTGGAACTCACCGAGCGTCCCTTCCATGTGGGCGTGCAGTTCCATCCCGAGTTCAAGAGTCGTCCCAACCGCGCCCATCCCCTCTTCAAGGGCTTTGTGGCGGCTGCGCTCCAGTACCAGACCGAGCACACCCCCACCGGCCATGAGGTCATGATGGACCAGTGA
- a CDS encoding citrate/2-methylcitrate synthase, with product MSDYAAIEKEARVFTEECVTNNRVDPALFARYHIKRGLRDQDGKGVLAGITNISRIDAFEERDGKQVPCDGKLWYRGYNVYDLIRGLRGKRYAFEEAAYLLLLGDLPNEAQLESFKDCLAKCRDLPTNFVRDVIMKAPSKDLMNSLTRSVLTLASYDDDIGKSDLQTQLEQCIKLISVFPMLAVYGYHAYHYYECDGSMYIHRPRPELSTAENLLQMLRPDRQYTDLEAHVLDIALLLHMEHGGGNNSTFTTRVVTSSGSDTYSVIAAALSSLKGPKHGGANIKVMHMMDDVRAHVADPTDEDAMREYLRKIVDRQAFDQKGLIYGMGHAVYSLSDPRAVVFKNFVHQLADAKGRDRDFEYYNTIERLAPQVIAEKRHIYKGVSANVDFYSGFVYDMLGIPVELYTPIFAVARIVGWSAHRMEELVNMDKIIRPAYQSIMVPREYVPLQDR from the coding sequence ATGAGCGATTACGCAGCCATTGAAAAAGAGGCGCGCGTCTTTACCGAGGAGTGCGTCACCAACAACCGGGTGGACCCGGCGCTGTTTGCCCGGTATCACATCAAGCGGGGTCTGCGCGACCAGGACGGCAAGGGTGTGCTGGCGGGCATCACCAACATTTCCCGCATTGATGCCTTCGAGGAGCGCGACGGCAAGCAGGTACCCTGCGACGGCAAGCTGTGGTATCGCGGCTACAACGTCTATGACCTGATCAGGGGGCTGCGGGGCAAGCGCTATGCCTTCGAGGAGGCGGCCTATCTGCTGCTGTTGGGGGATCTGCCCAACGAAGCCCAGCTGGAATCCTTCAAGGATTGTCTGGCCAAATGCCGGGACCTGCCCACCAACTTTGTGCGGGATGTCATCATGAAGGCACCCAGCAAGGATCTGATGAATTCCCTGACCCGCAGTGTGCTGACCCTGGCCAGCTATGACGACGATATCGGCAAGAGCGATCTGCAGACCCAGCTGGAGCAGTGCATCAAGCTGATCAGTGTTTTCCCCATGCTGGCGGTCTACGGATACCATGCCTACCATTATTACGAGTGCGACGGCAGCATGTACATTCACCGGCCGCGGCCCGAGCTTTCCACCGCCGAGAACCTGCTCCAGATGCTGCGTCCTGACCGGCAGTACACCGATCTGGAAGCCCACGTGCTGGACATTGCCCTGTTGCTGCACATGGAGCACGGCGGCGGCAACAACTCCACCTTCACCACCCGCGTGGTGACTTCTTCGGGGTCGGACACCTACTCGGTCATTGCGGCGGCCCTTTCCAGTCTGAAGGGACCCAAGCATGGCGGCGCCAACATCAAGGTCATGCACATGATGGACGATGTCCGCGCCCATGTGGCCGATCCCACCGACGAGGATGCCATGCGGGAGTATCTGCGCAAGATCGTGGACCGGCAGGCCTTCGACCAGAAGGGCCTGATCTACGGCATGGGACATGCGGTGTATTCTCTCAGCGATCCCCGCGCCGTGGTGTTCAAGAACTTTGTGCATCAGCTGGCCGACGCCAAGGGCCGGGACCGTGATTTTGAGTATTACAACACCATCGAGCGGCTGGCGCCCCAGGTCATTGCCGAGAAGCGGCATATCTACAAGGGCGTTTCGGCCAACGTGGACTTCTATTCGGGATTTGTCTATGATATGCTTGGCATTCCGGTGGAGCTGTACACACCCATCTTCGCGGTGGCGCGTATCGTGGGCTGGTCGGCGCACCGGATGGAGGAGCTGGTCAACATGGACAAGATCATCCGCCCGGCCTACCAGAGCATTATGGTGCCCCGTGAGTATGTGCCCCTCCAGGACCGCTGA
- the cysK gene encoding cysteine synthase A has translation MSKIYTSAEQLIGHTPLLEITHIEAAQGLKARVLAKLEYFNPAGSVKDRVAKAMIDDAEAKGKLKPGSVIIEPTSGNTGIGLASVAAARGYRVIIVMPDTMSMERRLLMKAYGAELVLTEGAKGMAGAIAKADELAAEIPNSFVAGQFVNPANPAAHRATTGPEIWEDTDGQVDFFVAGAGTGGTLTGVGGYLKEKNPAVKIVAVEPADSPVLSGGKAGPHKLQGIGAGFVPEVLDTSVYDQIVTITTDQAYEAGRMMGRKEGVLVGISSGAALYAALELARQPENEGKTIVVLLPDTGDRYLSTPMFAE, from the coding sequence ATGAGCAAGATCTATACTTCCGCCGAGCAGCTGATCGGACACACCCCGCTGCTGGAGATTACCCATATTGAAGCCGCCCAGGGCCTGAAGGCCCGGGTGCTGGCCAAGCTGGAATACTTCAACCCCGCCGGTTCGGTGAAGGACCGTGTGGCCAAGGCCATGATCGACGACGCCGAGGCCAAGGGCAAGCTCAAGCCCGGCTCGGTGATCATCGAGCCCACCTCGGGCAACACCGGCATCGGGCTGGCCTCGGTGGCGGCAGCCCGGGGCTACCGGGTCATCATCGTCATGCCCGACACCATGAGCATGGAGCGCCGCCTGCTGATGAAGGCCTACGGCGCCGAGCTGGTGCTCACCGAGGGTGCCAAGGGCATGGCGGGGGCCATCGCCAAGGCCGACGAGCTGGCGGCCGAGATCCCGAACAGCTTTGTGGCGGGACAGTTTGTCAACCCGGCCAACCCGGCGGCCCACCGTGCCACCACCGGCCCCGAGATCTGGGAGGATACCGACGGCCAGGTGGACTTCTTTGTGGCGGGCGCCGGCACCGGCGGCACGCTGACCGGCGTGGGCGGCTATCTCAAGGAGAAGAACCCCGCCGTCAAGATCGTGGCGGTGGAGCCTGCCGATTCGCCGGTCCTCAGCGGCGGCAAGGCCGGTCCCCACAAGCTGCAGGGCATCGGCGCAGGCTTTGTGCCCGAGGTGCTGGATACCTCGGTCTATGACCAGATCGTGACCATCACCACCGACCAGGCCTATGAGGCGGGCCGGATGATGGGCCGCAAGGAGGGCGTGCTGGTGGGCATCTCCTCCGGCGCGGCGCTCTATGCGGCGCTGGAACTGGCCAGGCAGCCCGAGAACGAGGGCAAGACCATCGTGGTGCTGCTGCCCGATACCGGCGACCGGTATCTGTCCACCCCCATGTTTGCCGAGTGA
- a CDS encoding RNA methyltransferase produces MANIVEITDLSAPELDVYARLTEAQLRNKLEPEKGIFIAESPKVIGTALDAGYKPLSFLMERRQIDGPAAGVLARCPDATVYTADRAVLENLTGYTLTRGVLCAMHRPAPRTAEEICQNARRVAVLEGIVDSTNIGAIFRSAAALGMDAVLLSPSCCDPLCRRAIRVSMGTVFQVPWARLGEDKADWPEAGLARLHALGFTTAAMALDDRALPVDDPGLQAAEKLAIVLGTEGDGLAAGTIARCDATVMIPMQHGVDSLNVGAAAAVAFWQLRAR; encoded by the coding sequence ATGGCCAACATTGTGGAAATCACCGATCTGTCGGCGCCGGAGCTGGATGTCTACGCCCGGCTCACCGAAGCCCAGCTGCGCAACAAACTGGAACCGGAAAAGGGCATCTTCATCGCCGAGAGTCCCAAGGTCATCGGCACGGCGCTGGATGCCGGGTACAAGCCCCTCTCTTTTCTCATGGAGCGCCGCCAGATCGACGGCCCGGCGGCGGGGGTGCTGGCCCGCTGCCCCGATGCCACCGTTTACACGGCGGACCGTGCCGTGCTGGAAAACCTCACCGGCTACACCCTGACCCGGGGCGTGCTCTGTGCCATGCACCGCCCGGCGCCCCGCACCGCCGAGGAGATCTGTCAAAACGCCCGGCGGGTGGCGGTGCTGGAGGGCATCGTGGACTCCACCAACATCGGCGCCATCTTCCGCTCGGCGGCGGCCCTGGGTATGGACGCCGTGCTGCTGTCCCCCTCCTGCTGCGATCCGCTGTGCCGCCGGGCCATCCGGGTGAGCATGGGCACAGTGTTTCAGGTGCCCTGGGCCCGGCTGGGGGAGGACAAGGCCGACTGGCCCGAAGCAGGGCTGGCCCGGCTGCATGCCCTGGGCTTCACCACCGCCGCCATGGCCCTGGATGACCGGGCGCTGCCGGTGGATGACCCCGGCCTGCAGGCGGCGGAAAAACTGGCCATTGTGCTGGGCACCGAGGGGGACGGCCTGGCTGCCGGGACCATCGCCCGGTGCGATGCCACCGTCATGATCCCCATGCAGCACGGGGTGGATTCCCTCAACGTGGGGGCGGCCGCGGCGGTGGCCTTCTGGCAGCTGCGCGCCCGCTGA
- a CDS encoding zinc dependent phospholipase C family protein yields MPEGYTHVRTAREAAAAIHYKIQCPEAFAAGANGPDSFFCYEVWKKRADRHYDLPGLGDRMHEEKTGAFLYSLCRHVKTRPQVEYALGFLCHYATDTVVHPFVCAMCQPGQPYGGKGGHGYLEIALDSELHKEDTGDGRVLPQDASPVPAGEQLADITALLHTCLQEVYGEDIPVEYLADAFYYTYKVRSLFPSRHGLRKVFFGVVERFFGGKGFITGHISPRKLSGELPDTWTDPFTGQSHEGGLFALLPKARRRSEEFMGAALLFWLKKYSDEEFCRAIGSMSYTQGLPTEQSAEAASMVQENDTKGE; encoded by the coding sequence ATGCCGGAAGGCTATACCCATGTGCGCACCGCCCGGGAGGCGGCTGCCGCCATCCATTACAAGATTCAGTGCCCCGAGGCCTTTGCCGCGGGTGCTAACGGTCCCGACAGCTTTTTCTGCTATGAGGTGTGGAAAAAGCGGGCCGACCGGCACTATGATCTGCCGGGGCTGGGGGACCGCATGCACGAGGAAAAGACCGGCGCGTTTTTGTACAGCCTGTGCCGCCACGTGAAGACCCGGCCCCAGGTGGAGTATGCCCTGGGATTTCTCTGCCACTACGCCACCGACACGGTGGTGCATCCCTTTGTCTGTGCCATGTGCCAGCCCGGGCAGCCCTACGGCGGCAAGGGCGGGCACGGCTATCTGGAGATCGCCCTGGACTCGGAGCTCCACAAGGAGGACACCGGCGACGGCCGGGTGCTGCCCCAGGATGCCAGCCCGGTGCCGGCGGGGGAGCAGCTGGCCGACATCACGGCGCTGCTGCACACCTGCCTGCAGGAAGTCTACGGGGAGGATATTCCGGTGGAATACCTGGCAGACGCCTTCTACTACACCTACAAGGTGCGCAGTCTGTTCCCCAGCCGCCACGGCCTGCGCAAGGTGTTTTTCGGCGTGGTGGAGCGGTTTTTCGGCGGCAAGGGCTTCATCACGGGGCATATTTCGCCCCGCAAGCTGTCCGGCGAACTGCCCGACACCTGGACCGATCCTTTCACCGGCCAGTCCCACGAGGGCGGCCTCTTTGCGCTGCTGCCCAAGGCACGCCGCCGCAGCGAGGAATTCATGGGGGCGGCGCTGCTCTTCTGGCTGAAGAAATACTCCGACGAGGAGTTCTGCCGCGCCATCGGCAGCATGAGTTACACCCAGGGCCTGCCCACCGAGCAGAGCGCGGAGGCGGCCTCTATGGTACAGGAAAACGATACAAAAGGAGAATGA
- a CDS encoding MFS transporter: MGFLKKFTKQELSWMMYDWANSAHSVIVVTILPIFFDSVAEYTADSVSSMSTWGYATSIAMAIVALSAPFLGVFGDIRGMRKRLFTAFLALGVLSVAGLAFTPGMDFTSSTDAAGRVAAIVLVLYILSTIGFDASCIYYDAFLTDITTEDRMDSVSTMGYGLGYIGGSTIPLLIFLIMNAVGIPMLTCLGVIFAITAVWWLVFSLPLLKNCRQTSGKPYEKGDIGRNIKGVFTTIREIGADKPMLVYIISYFFYIDGVHTIISMATSYGTNLGLDSAGMLLALLLVQVLGLPFCLLYMKLAARFGARRMVGVGICVYMFICIFAFFMDSLWQFWMLAVLCATSQGGIQALSRSMFGKLIPDRDRSGEFFGFFDIFGKFSSILGPTLVGAVSALAASRMLADQGLTAATATAEQVDAINKAAGPYGILSVILIIIAGALLYFFVLPRTLQGDERKI, translated from the coding sequence ATGGGTTTCCTGAAAAAATTCACCAAGCAGGAACTGAGCTGGATGATGTACGACTGGGCCAACAGTGCCCACTCGGTCATCGTGGTGACCATCCTGCCCATCTTCTTTGACTCTGTGGCGGAATACACCGCCGACAGTGTGTCCAGCATGTCCACCTGGGGCTACGCCACCAGTATCGCCATGGCCATTGTGGCGCTGTCGGCGCCCTTCCTGGGTGTCTTCGGCGATATCCGCGGCATGCGCAAACGGCTGTTCACCGCCTTCCTGGCGCTGGGTGTGCTGTCGGTGGCGGGGCTGGCCTTCACCCCCGGCATGGACTTCACCTCCTCCACCGACGCGGCAGGCCGGGTGGCGGCCATCGTGCTGGTGCTCTACATTCTGAGCACCATCGGCTTTGACGCCTCCTGCATCTACTACGACGCCTTCCTCACCGATATCACCACCGAGGACCGGATGGATTCCGTCTCCACCATGGGGTACGGTCTGGGCTACATCGGCGGCTCCACCATTCCGCTGCTGATCTTCCTCATCATGAACGCGGTAGGAATCCCCATGCTCACCTGCCTGGGCGTGATCTTCGCCATCACCGCCGTGTGGTGGCTGGTCTTCAGCCTGCCGCTGCTGAAAAACTGCCGGCAGACCTCCGGCAAACCCTACGAAAAAGGGGACATCGGCCGCAACATCAAGGGCGTTTTTACCACCATCCGGGAGATCGGCGCCGACAAGCCCATGCTGGTCTACATCATCTCCTATTTCTTCTACATCGACGGTGTCCACACCATCATCAGCATGGCCACCAGCTACGGCACCAACCTGGGGCTGGATTCCGCCGGCATGCTGCTGGCGCTGCTGCTGGTGCAGGTGCTGGGCCTGCCCTTCTGCCTGCTCTACATGAAGCTGGCGGCCAGATTCGGCGCCCGCCGCATGGTGGGCGTGGGCATCTGCGTCTACATGTTCATCTGCATCTTCGCCTTCTTCATGGACAGCCTGTGGCAGTTCTGGATGCTGGCGGTGCTCTGCGCCACCAGCCAGGGCGGCATCCAGGCGCTGTCCCGCTCCATGTTCGGCAAGCTCATCCCCGACCGGGACCGCAGCGGCGAGTTCTTCGGTTTCTTTGATATCTTCGGCAAGTTTTCCTCCATCCTGGGCCCCACCCTGGTGGGCGCTGTCAGTGCGCTGGCCGCTTCCCGGATGCTGGCCGACCAGGGCCTCACCGCCGCCACCGCCACCGCCGAGCAGGTGGACGCCATCAACAAGGCGGCCGGACCCTACGGCATCCTGTCGGTGATCCTCATCATCATCGCAGGCGCGCTGCTCTACTTCTTTGTGCTGCCCCGGACCCTGCAGGGGGACGAGCGGAAGATCTGA
- a CDS encoding putative manganese-dependent inorganic diphosphatase, producing the protein MSTENVRHINIIGHQNPDTDSICSALSYAWLKNGGSLTGKYEARRAGHVNRETQFVLKHFGMEPPRLCTDVSPQIKDIDIRHQPGIDAELSVRAAWNMMRDVEIDTLCITDGEDELQGLITIKDIADANMDLFDTGVLAAANTSYHNLLETLEAELIVGDADARITQGHICIGTSPEIMEELVKPGDLVLVSNRYETQMCAIDCGAAAIVVCCGSAVPRTIVARAQEKGCAVLATPYDTYAAGRLVTTAAPVRHFMRTHDLMKFSVNTPIEDARKIMASVRHRYFPILDENGKYCGVVSRRNLLNLHRKRVILVDHNERTQAVDGLEQAEILEIIDHHRIGNLETSGPVYFRNVPVGCTATILYQMYQEQGVTPAKPIAGLLLSAILSDTLMFRSPTSTPQDEATAKALAEIAGEDIPSYAEQMFEAGADLTGRDAEDVFRSDFKAFSRGDAKFGVGQSIYMTDKSRAAAEALVGPFLPEAGRREGLPMIFYMFTDMKTQSTDLMYWGDHTGEIIRDAFGVEPKDGVAVLPGVVSRKKQLLPPLLAALQARQGE; encoded by the coding sequence ATGTCAACTGAAAATGTGCGCCATATCAACATCATCGGCCACCAGAACCCCGATACCGACTCCATCTGTTCGGCGCTGTCCTACGCCTGGCTGAAAAACGGCGGCAGCCTGACAGGCAAGTATGAGGCACGCCGGGCCGGGCATGTGAACCGGGAGACCCAGTTTGTGCTCAAGCATTTCGGCATGGAGCCGCCGCGGCTCTGCACCGACGTGAGCCCCCAGATCAAGGATATCGACATCCGCCACCAGCCGGGCATCGACGCCGAGCTGAGCGTGCGCGCGGCCTGGAACATGATGCGCGACGTGGAAATCGACACGCTGTGCATCACCGATGGGGAGGACGAGCTGCAGGGGCTTATCACCATCAAGGACATTGCCGACGCCAACATGGACCTGTTTGACACCGGCGTGCTGGCGGCGGCCAACACCAGCTACCACAACCTGCTGGAGACGCTGGAGGCGGAACTCATCGTGGGCGACGCCGACGCCCGCATCACCCAGGGGCATATCTGCATCGGCACCAGCCCCGAGATCATGGAGGAGCTGGTGAAGCCCGGCGACCTGGTGCTGGTTTCCAACCGGTACGAGACCCAGATGTGCGCCATCGACTGCGGCGCGGCAGCCATTGTGGTCTGCTGCGGTTCGGCGGTGCCCCGCACCATCGTGGCCCGCGCCCAGGAGAAGGGCTGTGCGGTGCTGGCCACCCCCTACGACACCTACGCGGCGGGGCGGCTGGTGACCACGGCGGCCCCGGTGCGCCACTTCATGCGCACCCACGACCTGATGAAGTTCAGCGTCAACACCCCCATTGAGGATGCCCGCAAGATCATGGCCAGCGTGCGCCACCGGTATTTCCCCATTCTGGACGAAAACGGCAAATACTGCGGTGTGGTCAGCCGCCGGAACCTGCTGAACCTGCACCGCAAGCGGGTGATTCTGGTGGACCACAACGAGCGCACCCAGGCGGTGGACGGTCTGGAGCAGGCCGAAATTCTGGAGATCATCGACCACCACCGCATCGGCAATCTGGAGACCAGCGGCCCGGTGTATTTCCGCAATGTGCCGGTGGGCTGCACGGCCACCATCCTTTATCAGATGTACCAGGAGCAGGGCGTCACGCCGGCCAAGCCCATTGCGGGGCTGCTGCTGTCGGCCATTCTGTCCGACACGCTGATGTTCCGTTCGCCCACCTCCACGCCCCAGGACGAAGCCACCGCCAAGGCGCTGGCCGAGATCGCCGGGGAGGACATTCCCAGCTACGCCGAGCAGATGTTCGAGGCGGGCGCCGATCTCACCGGCCGGGACGCCGAGGATGTCTTCCGCTCTGACTTCAAGGCGTTCAGCCGCGGTGACGCCAAGTTCGGCGTGGGCCAGTCCATCTATATGACCGACAAATCCCGTGCCGCCGCCGAAGCGCTGGTGGGACCCTTCCTGCCGGAAGCGGGGCGCCGGGAAGGTCTGCCCATGATCTTCTATATGTTCACCGACATGAAGACCCAGAGCACCGACCTGATGTACTGGGGCGACCATACCGGGGAGATCATCCGGGATGCCTTCGGGGTGGAGCCCAAGGACGGGGTGGCGGTGTTGCCCGGGGTGGTCAGCCGCAAGAAGCAGCTGCTGCCGCCGCTGCTGGCAGCGCTGCAGGCCCGCCAGGGGGAGTAA